In Spinacia oleracea cultivar Varoflay chromosome 5, BTI_SOV_V1, whole genome shotgun sequence, a single window of DNA contains:
- the LOC110801114 gene encoding flowering-promoting factor 1-like protein 1 — translation MEKVDAYLYVTHNTKYTPLVHAFSPIYLNYLKISGVWVFKNGVVRLVENPGADSMERGHRKVLVHVPTNQVVTCYEQLEAKLFELGWERYYDDAHLLQFHKRSTVHLISLPKDFRKFNSMHMFDIVVKNRNMFQVRDV, via the exons ATGGAGAAGGTGGATG CTTACCTTTACGTTACCCATAATACTAAATACACCCCTCTCGTTCATGCCTTCTCTCCTATATATCTTAATTACTTGAAAATATCAGGGGTGTGGGTGTTTAAGAACGGTGTAGTCCGTCTTGTCGAGAACCCAGGGGCAGACTCAATGGAGAGAGGACATAGAAAAGTGTTAGTCCATGTCCCAACGAACCAAGTGGTCACTTGTTATGAACAATTGGAGGCAAAGCTGTTTGAATTAGGGTGGGAGCGTTATTATGATGATGCTCATCTTCTTCAATTCCACAAACGTTCAACCGTTCACTTGATTTCTTTGCCTAAGGATTTCCGCAAGTTTAATTCCATGCATATGTTTGATATTGTTGTCAAGAACCGTAACATGTTTCAAGTTAGGGATGTATAG